A region of the Silene latifolia isolate original U9 population chromosome 9, ASM4854445v1, whole genome shotgun sequence genome:
ACACTTTTTAGGGACACATGTCTCCCTCTGTacatttggtttgtatcattttgTATTCCGCTATTTTTAGCGGTGGTTATGTaaataagtttgtttaaaccttgcatgttttgacaccttccaattggatatctttataacaggttcaggttttaaaaattacaggtttttactataatgaacctattacaaacatatccatgcagtttttatttagaaattacgtgtttaatttTTCTGCGATTTttttgagggtgtcacagttggtatcagagcttatttgctcccgacgcacgtttgtgcaccctactataaataacttgaccttaaaataataaacttgagagacgggtaggatgggtagatttaggatcttatgttgtagtctctttgtgattgctatttgttaagTAAGCCTTTATTAAATAAGAAAATGTcttcttttgcaagatggctcctcCAAGAAAAGCTGTAGATAATGCAATCCTACAAGCTCTCACTCAGATTCTTCAGAATCAACAAAATCAGCCTGTTCCTGCTCCTCTTCCTTCCCCGCCTCCAGAAGGTGCCCTTGGCACTTATACTTGGGTGGCAAATTAATTAACTCGAAACAATACTAAGACGTATGGTGGTGAAGTAGATCCAGTGGCACTCACTGAATGGTTCCGTGAATTGGAGAAGAGTTTTGCCTTGTATGAAGTTCGTGAAGGAGACAAGGTGAAATTGGCTTCTCATTTTCTTGTGAAAGAAGCGGATAGATGGTGGTCTATGACTGGTCCTACTTCTATTCTTGAGCCTGGCTTTGGTTGGGATCGCTTTAAGGATCTAGTTGAAACTAGATTCTAtccaaaagagctgaaacaacaaAGACTTAAAGAGTTCATGGAATTGAAGCAGGGAAATCTTTCTGTTCAAGCCTTTACCGACAAATTCAATGAACTTTCTCACTATGCCACAAGACTTGTCAAAAGTGAAGACGAAAAagctttcttttatcttgaaaagcttaCTCCAAAGCTTAAGAGTATGATTCGTAGAGATTCTACATCCTTTGTCTCGATCTATGATGATGCCTTATGGGCTGAGAGTACTTTACGGGCTATCGATGAAGAGGCTCATACTACTAGTACTACTAGTACTTCTCTTGGCAAGAGGCCATTCTATCCTACTTCTAGGCCTTACGTTGTTCCTTCTAGGCCTTATGTTTCTCCTTCTACCCCTTCTTATCCTAACAAGAGAAGGTTTGTTCCGAGTGGTCAAGCAAATCAAGGTGATCGTAATCTATCTCCTAGCAACAACAAAGGTCTTAAGGATCGTGTATGCTACCAATGTAAGAAGCCAGCACATCCCGGAGTCGGTTGCTTTGATAGGGATAGGCCTATTATATGTTTCTCCTGCAACAAGCCTGGACATAAGGCTAATGTATGTCCTGCGAAGAAGACTGTTGTTGCTACTACACCTGCTATTCCTGAGAGACCGAGAGGTCGTATTTTCTTGATGAGCCGTGCTGAGGCTGAGGCACACCCAGATATAGTCACTGGTACGTTCTTAATATTTGAAGTTCCTTGTTTAGTTTTATTCGATACCGGTGCTTCTTTGTCATTTATATCGATGAAACTCTCCGACAAATTACCTCTTCAATCTTCACTTGGTGAAAGCACTGATATATCTTTACCTTCCGGTGACATCTTTTCTTGTTCTAATATCTATTCCAATGTTCCTATATCAATATCGGGATCTATTTTTCCGGCTAATCTCTTTCGATTCccacttgaagaatttgatgttaTTCTGGGCTTGGATTGGTTAtttacttatcatgctcgattcgAATGCCGAGATCAAAAGATTATTCTTAAAAGTCCTTTGGGTACTCGCGTATCTTATCAAGGAGTTAGAAAGTAAGCTAGTGTGAAATTAATCTCAGCCATGAAAATGgtgaatgctttgaagaagggtcATCAAGCTTTTCTATGCGTAGTGACTACTTCTGATTCTTCTCTTCCTCCTTTGAAGGATGTTCCTATTGTTTGTGAATATCCAGATGTTTTTCCCGATGAATTACCtggaattcctcctgaaagagATGTTGAATTTTCCATTGATCTAGTTCCTGGAACTGGACCAATTGCTAAAGCTCCATATTGTATGGCTCCTTCCGAATTGAAAGAGTTGAGAATCCAACTTGATGACTTGATTGAGAAAGGCTTTATTAGGCCTAGTGCTTCTCCTTGGGGTTCTTCCGTTCTCTTTGTAAAGtaaaaggatggatctatgcgactttgtatcgattatcgtgaacttaatcGTGTGACAGTTATGAACAAATATCCTCTTCCACGAATTGATGATCTCTTTGACCAATtacgtggtgcttctactttttccaagattgatcttagatcgggttatcatcaaattccagttcGTGAATCCGATATTCTTAAAActgcctttagcacgagatatagACATTTTGAATTTAAagtaatgcctttcggattgactaatgctcctgctatcttcatggatcaaatgaatcGTACCTTTGGTGAGTACCTCGATAAATGTGTTGTGGTATTCATTGATGGTATTTTAATTTTCTCAAAGAATGATAAAGATCATGTCAAAGACCTTCGTATCATCTTAGACATTCtacgtcgtcaaaagtggtttgctaagttctctaaatgtgaattttggttacATCAAGTAGCTTTTCTTGGACATGTCATATCCAAAGATGGtattatggtagatcctgccaaaattgaagccgttgttgattggaagagtCCGAAAAATGTGTCCGAGATTCAAGTTTCCTtggtttggcgggttattaccgtcgatttgtgaaagatttttctaagatagctagaccgatgactcaattgttgaagaaagagtctaagtttgtgtggaccgatgAATGTGAGAATGCTTTCTTGGAattgaagactaggttgactctttgctccggtgttgaccttacccgaggatggtgtggactatgatgtttattgtgatgcttcaaaATATGGTTTAGGTTGTGTCTTAATGCAAAATCGAAAGGTTATTGCTTATGCCTCTCGACAATTTGAGAGTTCACGAGGTGAATTATCATACTCATGATCTTGagttagctgcggtggtgcatgccttgaagacatggagacattaccttattggagttcattgccgaaTTTATACCGACCATAAAAGTTTGAAGTGTATCTTTACCCATAAAgagttgaatatgaggcaaagaagatggctagagttagtgaatgattatgatctttgagttgatttatcatgaaggaaaagcaaatgtggtggccgatgctttgagtaggaagacttgTCACTCTTTGAACACTATCCATGAATTACCTCATGAATTTATCGtagaatttcaaaagttagggataagccttgttgagAAGGGTTTTGATCATCTTAGTGCTTTGAGTGCAGAACCTGatttttaccgtgagatccgtacttgcctacctgaagatgctactttcaagtccattcaagcaaaaatccaacttgggcaagctaaggattgtgtggtggataatgatggataccttcgttaccatgGTAGGATGTATATTCCGAATGTATTTGAGTTAAGAAAGAGGATCCTTGATGAGGCTCATCTTTCTCCTtattctattcatcctggtggtgacaagatgtataaagacttgagattacagttttggtggcctagaatgaagattgatgtcctagattATGTTAACAAATGTCTTACCTGCCAGAAAGTGAAAATTGAGCATCGAAGCCggaggtttgctacaacctttggatgttcctctttggaaatgggagtccattgccatggactttgtgatggctttacctaggACTGCTGGTGGAAAGGATGCTGtatgggtggttgtagatcgactgaccaaatgtgctagatttatacctatcaaggagacatggaatttaaatgttttagctggtgcctacgtgaaagagatagtacgctaccatggagttcctaaagatatagtttcagaccGAGACCCTAGATTCTGTTCTCGTTTCGGATCGCTTtacaagaagccatgggtagtaagctactaatgagtaccgcttttcatgccgctacggACGGACAGATCGAAAGAACTATCCGGACATTAGAGGATCTTCTCCGAGCTTGTGCCTTAGATTTCCatacttcttgggagaaatgtttacctcttgttgaattctcctacaacaatagctatcaggCCTCTATTAAAATGTCACCTTATGAAGATTTGTATGGTAGGAAATGTCGTACTCCcgtttgttgggatcaagtccaaaaTGCTCATGTGTTAGGACCCGATTTGGTGATCGAGACCGTCAATCGGTTGAGATCATTAGAGAGCGCAAGAAAGCCGCTCAAGATCGACGAAATcttatgctgatgtccgtcgtcgaccactttcttttgaggttgatgatcgagtgttccttaaagtatcacctatgaaaggggtgaagcGGTTTGGTGTAAAAGGGAAGCtaagtcccaaatacattggacctttccgtgtgattgaaaagattggtcccgttgcttaccgtttggagttgcctccgaatttgagcaaggttcatagtgtcttccatgtatctcagttgaggaagtacattagtgatccgagccatgtcatTCAAGAGGAAATTCCAGATTTAGAGCCTAGCttgactttggaagaaaggccaatcCGGATCCTTgaaagagcaaacaagcaacTCAGGAGCAAAATTGTGCCCCTAGttcgtgttctttggcgttgtggaaatgtcgaagaagaaacttgggaacctgaagcttctatgttagctaaatatcccgaacttttctcgtgaggttATTCCTTTTTCTTACATATTCCCCGCGTTAATAGTCTTTGCTTAGTGTTTAGAAACCGTAATTAGGGTTTagctatagctaatggagttattacccttattataaaaaaaatttgaactaaaggttttgaaaatattttaatgtttttcactggttttaacgtcaattagtgttaaagcttgttattgtaGACGCGTCGATAATTAGTtatatcatttgttggtgtaaaaatgtatttttatgtctttgaattggaatattgatgttcttgagtgatcgccaagagtatctccgttccattgaaaggacacttatattttcaTACGTTCATATCTTGAAaattttgtttaattgttttaaaaagatggacttatatatatacaatgatTCTTTCTtttaagtttcggggacgaaactttttaaaaggagggatgattgtaacaccccgtaaatttggaccgttattatattttaaaagtaatattttaaatcaactttaatttaatattaatttatttgaaataataataattcgataaaatataattttattttattttgaagtaatataattatttttgatagtttggaaatgtttaaaagtaatttaaactatatttgaaCCTTTTCTTTAATAAAAGGTTATTTCGATGAAAAGTCGTAAACATGGGATTTtctatttcttacggtcgttgggtaaatgagtTAGGATATAGGGCATAGGGGTACTTAATTTTCTAGTAAagtcgtgtttaaaaactttagcGTTTTCGAAAATCGCGTTTGACGAATAATTTGAATTTCCGTCAAAACGAATCAAAACCGAGTAAAAAAAAATAGACCCTAGCCCCCCATGAGGCATCCGGCCCTTCCCATTCTTCCTagggtttcattttttttttgttcctcttgatctttgttcttccgaaaatcca
Encoded here:
- the LOC141602065 gene encoding uncharacterized protein LOC141602065, translated to MAPPRKAVDNAILQALTQILQNQQNQPVPAPLPSPPPEDPVALTEWFRELEKSFALYEVREGDKVKLASHFLVKEADRWWSMTGPTSILEPGFGWDRFKDLVETRFYPKELKQQRLKEFMELKQGNLSVQAFTDKFNELSHYATRLVKSEDEKAFFYLEKLTPKLKSMIRRDSTSFVSIYDDALWAESTLRAIDEEAHTTSTTSTSLGKRPFYPTSRPYVVPSRPYVSPSTPSYPNKRRFVPSGQANQGDRNLSPSNNKGLKDRVCYQCKKPAHPGVGCFDRDRPIICFSCNKPGHKANVCPAKKTVVATTPAIPERPRGRIFLMSRAEAEAHPDIVTGTFLIFEVPCLVLFDTGASLSFISMKLSDKLPLQSSLGESTDISLPSGDIFSCSNIYSNVPISISGSIFPANLFRFPLEEFDVILGLDWLFTYHARFECRDQKIILKSPLGTRVSYQGVRK